From a single Anaerolineaceae bacterium oral taxon 439 genomic region:
- a CDS encoding xylose isomerase, with the protein MTAYYPEIPQVKYEGPKSENPLAFKFYNPDEIVAGKKMKDQLKFSAAYWHTICASGADMFGVPTADKTWGRTDPMALAEAKVGAFFEILDKLQLEYFAFHDRDIAPEGASLTESNQRLDRIVDLIEGLMKETGKKLLWGTANLFSNPRYMHGAGTSCNADAFAFAAAQVKKALEISVRLNAAGYTFWGGREGYETLLNTNMGLELDNMARFLRLTTEYGRSIGFKGTYYIEPKPKEPTKHQYDFDAATVIGFLRKYGLDMKLNLEANHGTLAGHTFQHELRVARTEGMFGSVDANIGDLLLGWDTDQFPNDVYDATLAMYEVLKAGGFTTGGLNFDSKARRASFKPEDVFISHIMGMDSMALGLRIADRLIQDGRLDRFVAERYASFDHGIGKRIVDGTVTIQELEAHALKIGDVSTNASGRQEYLEGILNQVMFGQGA; encoded by the coding sequence ATGACAGCATATTATCCCGAAATTCCGCAGGTTAAATACGAAGGCCCGAAGAGCGAAAACCCTCTCGCGTTCAAATTTTATAATCCCGACGAGATTGTCGCCGGGAAAAAGATGAAGGATCAGCTTAAATTCTCAGCTGCATACTGGCACACGATCTGCGCTTCCGGCGCGGACATGTTCGGGGTCCCGACCGCGGATAAAACCTGGGGCAGGACCGATCCGATGGCGTTGGCCGAAGCGAAGGTCGGCGCTTTTTTTGAAATTCTGGACAAGCTTCAATTGGAGTATTTCGCGTTTCATGACCGCGATATCGCGCCGGAGGGGGCGTCGTTGACCGAGAGCAATCAGCGGCTCGATCGGATCGTCGACCTGATCGAGGGGCTGATGAAAGAGACGGGGAAGAAATTACTCTGGGGGACGGCGAACCTGTTCAGCAATCCGCGCTACATGCACGGGGCGGGGACGTCCTGCAACGCTGACGCGTTCGCGTTCGCGGCGGCTCAGGTTAAGAAGGCGCTCGAAATTTCCGTCCGGCTGAACGCCGCCGGGTACACGTTCTGGGGCGGACGGGAAGGTTACGAAACGCTCCTGAATACGAATATGGGGCTTGAGCTGGATAACATGGCGCGGTTTTTGAGGCTGACGACCGAGTATGGCCGTTCGATCGGGTTCAAGGGAACGTATTATATTGAACCGAAACCGAAGGAGCCCACGAAGCATCAGTACGATTTTGACGCCGCGACGGTGATCGGGTTCCTGCGCAAGTATGGGCTGGACATGAAGCTGAACCTGGAGGCGAACCATGGGACGCTCGCGGGCCATACGTTCCAGCATGAGCTGCGCGTGGCGAGGACGGAAGGCATGTTCGGGTCGGTCGACGCGAATATCGGCGACCTGCTCCTCGGCTGGGACACGGATCAGTTCCCGAACGACGTGTATGACGCGACGCTGGCGATGTATGAGGTCCTGAAGGCGGGCGGGTTTACGACTGGCGGGCTGAACTTCGATTCGAAGGCGCGGCGCGCTTCGTTTAAGCCCGAAGACGTCTTTATCAGTCATATCATGGGAATGGATTCGATGGCGCTGGGGCTTAGGATCGCCGACAGGCTTATTCAGGACGGACGCCTTGACCGGTTTGTCGCGGAGCGCTACGCCAGCTTCGATCATGGGATCGGGAAGAGGATCGTCGACGGGACCGTTACGATTCAGGAGCTCGAAGCGCACGCGCTCAAGATCGGCGACGTTTCGACGAACGCCAGCGGTCGGCAGGAATATCTTGAGGGTATTCTGAATCAGGTGATGTTCGGGCAGGGCGCATGA
- a CDS encoding xylulokinase, which produces MSYLIGIDSGTSGTKTVLFKETGEIVASETVEYPLYQERNGWGEQEPEDWWNAARDSIRAVLTRGGADAAQVKGVGISGQMHGLVMLDRGGDVLRRAILWLDQRTAQECAEMTRKVGAERLIEITANPALTGFTASKILWVRNHQPEIYEKCARILLPKDYLRYKLTGEFATEVSDASGMQLLDVPARRWSGEVLEKLEIDPALLGTVYESPEVTGVIHSQAAEATGLKVGTLVVGGAGDNAAAAVGTGVVRDGLAFTTIGSSGVVFAHSSAIRIDPKGRVHTFCCAVPGAWHVMGVHQAAGLSLKWLRDTVCTAETEAAARRGVDPYAVMGEEAERIAAGSDRLFYLPYLNGERTPHLDPNARGVFFGLSGIHTRAHLIRAVMEGVSYSLRDSIQILREMNIETSEMAATGGGGRSRLWRQMLADNYRCPVKTVESKEGPALGVAILAGVGAGLFASVEEGCAALVQSGPAQEPIAANASVYDRAYPLYRELYGELKGSFAKLAEL; this is translated from the coding sequence ATGAGTTATCTGATTGGAATCGATTCAGGAACAAGCGGAACGAAAACGGTCCTTTTTAAGGAAACGGGAGAGATCGTAGCGTCCGAGACGGTCGAATATCCGCTGTATCAGGAACGGAACGGCTGGGGCGAGCAGGAGCCGGAGGACTGGTGGAACGCCGCGCGGGACAGTATCCGCGCGGTCCTGACGCGCGGCGGCGCGGACGCGGCGCAGGTCAAAGGCGTCGGTATTTCCGGGCAGATGCACGGACTGGTCATGCTGGACCGCGGAGGGGACGTACTGCGCCGCGCGATCCTGTGGCTGGACCAGCGCACGGCGCAGGAATGCGCCGAGATGACGCGGAAAGTCGGCGCGGAGCGGCTTATCGAAATAACCGCCAATCCGGCGCTGACCGGGTTCACCGCGTCGAAGATCCTCTGGGTCAGGAATCATCAGCCGGAAATCTACGAAAAATGCGCGCGGATCCTGCTTCCGAAGGATTATTTGCGATATAAGCTGACGGGCGAGTTTGCGACGGAGGTTTCCGACGCTTCGGGGATGCAGCTGCTGGACGTTCCGGCGCGGCGCTGGTCCGGCGAGGTCCTCGAAAAGCTGGAGATCGATCCTGCCCTTCTCGGAACGGTATACGAATCGCCGGAGGTTACCGGCGTCATTCATTCGCAGGCGGCGGAAGCGACCGGGCTGAAGGTCGGGACGCTGGTCGTCGGCGGGGCCGGCGATAACGCGGCCGCGGCGGTTGGGACGGGCGTCGTCCGGGACGGCCTGGCGTTTACGACGATCGGGTCGTCCGGCGTTGTCTTCGCGCATAGTTCCGCGATCAGGATCGATCCGAAGGGCCGGGTGCATACGTTCTGCTGCGCCGTTCCGGGCGCGTGGCACGTGATGGGCGTACATCAGGCCGCCGGGTTGTCGCTGAAATGGCTCCGCGATACCGTCTGCACGGCTGAAACGGAGGCGGCGGCGCGGCGCGGGGTCGATCCGTACGCCGTCATGGGCGAAGAAGCGGAACGAATCGCGGCCGGGTCCGACCGCCTGTTTTATCTTCCCTACCTGAACGGCGAACGCACGCCGCATCTCGACCCGAACGCGCGCGGCGTCTTTTTCGGCTTATCCGGGATCCATACGCGCGCGCACCTGATCCGCGCGGTCATGGAAGGGGTCAGCTATTCTCTTCGCGACAGTATCCAGATCCTGCGTGAGATGAATATTGAAACGAGCGAAATGGCGGCGACGGGCGGCGGCGGACGGAGCCGGCTCTGGCGGCAGATGCTGGCGGATAATTACCGCTGTCCCGTGAAGACGGTCGAATCGAAGGAAGGTCCGGCGCTGGGCGTCGCGATCTTAGCCGGCGTGGGCGCGGGGTTATTCGCGTCGGTTGAAGAAGGATGCGCCGCGCTGGTTCAAAGCGGTCCGGCGCAGGAGCCGATCGCGGCGAACGCGTCCGTTTACGATCGGGCGTATCCGTTGTATCGTGAGCTTTACGGCGAGCTGAAGGGCTCGTTCGCGAAGCTGGCGGAATTGTAA
- a CDS encoding ABC transporter substrate-binding protein — protein MKKLLVVLLALAVLMTALPVLAAGELVGVAMPTNSLQRWNQDGQNMKAQLEAAGYEVILEYANNDVAAQISQIENMLLKDVQVLVIASIDGGALGEVLRTAHDNNVPVIAYDRLITGTEFVDYYTSFDNYRVGAFQGNYIVDALDLENADGPFNIEYFGGSPDDNNAHLFYQGAIDVLQPFIDSGKLVNPSGQIDFETVAILGWGSDDAQARMDNLINSYYADGTALDVVLSPNDSLAIGIVNSLVAAGFTKEKWPVLTGQDCDIPNVINIVKGLQSMSVFKDTRTLAERTVTMVDQILAGKEVEVNNNEDYDNGVKVVPSYLCDPVFADRDNYQELLIDSGYYTEDQIKAE, from the coding sequence ATGAAGAAGTTATTAGTTGTATTGTTGGCGTTAGCGGTCCTCATGACCGCGCTTCCGGTCCTTGCCGCGGGTGAATTGGTGGGCGTCGCGATGCCGACGAACAGCTTGCAGCGTTGGAATCAGGACGGACAGAACATGAAGGCGCAGCTCGAAGCGGCCGGATATGAGGTTATTCTGGAGTATGCGAATAACGACGTCGCGGCGCAGATTTCTCAGATCGAGAATATGCTCCTCAAGGACGTTCAGGTTTTAGTCATCGCCTCGATCGACGGCGGCGCGCTGGGCGAGGTTTTACGCACGGCGCACGATAACAACGTTCCGGTCATTGCGTATGACCGCCTGATTACCGGGACCGAGTTCGTCGATTATTACACGTCGTTCGATAATTATCGCGTCGGCGCGTTCCAGGGTAACTATATCGTCGACGCGCTCGATCTCGAAAACGCGGACGGCCCGTTCAATATTGAATATTTCGGGGGCTCTCCGGACGATAACAACGCGCACCTTTTCTATCAGGGCGCGATCGACGTTCTCCAGCCGTTTATTGACAGCGGCAAGCTCGTCAACCCATCCGGGCAGATCGATTTTGAGACCGTCGCGATCCTTGGCTGGGGCTCGGACGACGCGCAGGCGCGCATGGATAACCTGATCAACAGCTACTATGCCGACGGTACGGCGCTCGATGTCGTCCTGTCGCCGAACGACTCGCTGGCGATCGGGATCGTTAATTCGCTCGTCGCCGCCGGGTTCACGAAAGAGAAATGGCCGGTCTTGACGGGGCAGGACTGCGATATCCCGAACGTGATCAATATCGTCAAGGGGCTGCAGTCGATGTCCGTGTTCAAGGATACGCGGACGTTAGCGGAACGGACCGTTACCATGGTCGATCAGATCCTTGCCGGAAAGGAAGTCGAAGTCAACAATAACGAAGATTACGATAACGGCGTGAAGGTCGTCCCGTCGTATCTCTGCGATCCGGTATTCGCGGATCGGGATAACTATCAGGAGCTGCTGATCGATTCCGGATATTACACG